The stretch of DNA ATCGAAATTTGAGGTGGGAAAAAAAGAACCATAACAAAAACCAATTGACTAGTAGTTTCCTACTAACATGACTTATGATTCATAACTTCTAAACTCTATAGTGGATGCATTTCTATTATCATATTGATTAAGCAAAAATTAGATTTAAAGTGATTAATGACATATCATTCTAAGGTTGATAACATCTCATTTTACTATTCGTATACCACAGATATGCAATCAATGATATGTTAACCTTTCAAGTCCATGTTTTATTCCTGGTAGAAAATAATAAGACACTAACCAGGATCATGAAAAGAACCATCTCTCCAATAATTCAACCCTAAAGCTGTTCTATTAGATGATAAACATGGCAAAAAAAGATTTCCACTACAAAAGCATTCAAAGATTATGATAAACTCACCATTCAAATGTTAGGCATTTAGTGTGTTTAAGAGTCTTCCTTCAATtcatcagaatcagaatcacTTGCATTATAACCTAACATACATGCACCGGGCGAGAAACAGTCACAAAGAATTCCCAACAAAAAGAAAGATGCTATGCTGTCAGCAACAAAGGAGAGTTTTACCTGGATGCTTATCACCAACTTTCCAAACTGAAGATCTAACCCTCGACGCTCTAGTCAACCAAATTTTACCCTACATTCCCAAACCAATGACATCAAAACTTGaaaccaaaattcaaaaacaggtAAGCACTTTGATTCGACAGACTCCACAGACGTAGTTCACAATCCCAGCATTAATCTTTTTATTCAACTAATAGCCCACAGAATCCACACACACTACAAACTATTCACATCCGTTTCTTCAATTTCTCATGAAGTTAACAAGTCAAGAGTTGGAGCAACaaatttaaaaacacaaaacattAAGTTTTAACACAAGACTATTTAAGTCATTACACCCAACCATGATAAAGCATTCTATGCTGCTATTATAGATGTGTCCACAACTCCACATGAAGCATCCATTAAGTGCATCTAATTGTGCATACCTAACTAAATAGGCAGTCATCTATTCATATATAACTCAGTCATTGAAATTATTTGACTCTTATCCCCACTATGTTAAAGTTATATAACATACAAAATTTGATTGCCTAATGGTGTATATGCATTATCAGCATCAAAATTAATCTCATTACTAAAATTAAGATCAATAGAGAATACTAATATTTGTCTTCAATTTTTCATAGTCACCAGCTGAAGATTCTAGTGTCAATTAACATGGACATTCTCAAATAGTAAAATACAACAGAACCTCAAACTCTTAACAGCTCAAGAAAGTCCGATGCAATGAAAATTGATTGAAAAGCATTATTAATTTGTAATAACTAATAACCAtgatataaatagaagaaagaacacaccttttggtcatctctGGGAACACCATAACCACTGTAATACATCTGACCTACCAAGACCTGCATGTTTATGTCCCCAGCTTTAGCTTCTTTCAGAGTGTCTCTGAACCACCGTTTCACACAATCTGCAACAACCCCTGAAAGTGGCACACGCCCATTGCTCTCAATTCCACTGCTACTATCCATCTGTGATGATAACCCTTCTTCAAATCACTGCTAATGAGAGACTGAGAGGAAAGGGTTTCGTAAAGAAAAAGGTTGAATTTTTGGgaaactaatgaaaaaaatcaaataatgggTATGTTTCAGATTGAGCTAAAACACTAAGAAATACAGTACACAGAACTGCAAAATGGATTGCAAAGTTGTTACCTTTTGGTTTTGGAAGCTGTGTATGATGAGGTGATGCTATCTGAAGATCATGATTTGATTTGAATGGAGAATTAAGAAAGGGTTTGTGTGTCTTAGCAGATTGGAGCTACCGTTGAAGACTGGGCGGCGTATTAAGCTGCTGTTTTGTCAAACTACGTTGTTTCCACCTGTACACTACACTTGTTAAAcaactattatttttagttttttatcattatgaatttatgatgacgattattttttttaaattaattaatatttgcaTATTACATATAACTATAAGGGTTACTTTTTTAACTATGTTTGAAAGAGAGATTAAGAGACTAGAATGGGAGATAGAAATTTAAAGTTTaagtttgaattaaatttttgtattatatatttgtatttggtataaaatatcctttttttttcgaaacaTAGAAAGCTCAACACATTAAAGtggagcataaaataaagaagaagacacACAACGAGCTACCAATCAAACCAACACCTAACACTCCAGACCTATCAACAGCCTCCCCCAGAATCACCACCACGCCATTCTGCATAAAATATCTTATTAtgtattatgttttattattatatttaatttaaaataaatataaaaattaaaggataaatttataatttaaaaagttaaaaatgaaggtatttttaataaaaaatattattaaaattttaatttctatctcTAAAATTTCAATCGCTTAAAAGTATTGAAAGAATTGAAATTTTagttccaatttttttatcataaaatataatattgagTCTTAATCTTCTAACTTTAATCTCAATCTTTTTAACCAAATgctatttaagaataaaattttaaatttgtttcaaataaattttgaataactattttaattttaaataaaactttacaattaaataaaatatttaattaaatttaaccaaatggttataactattttttaagtTACCCTTCTTCGAAATTTTAGATTAATAGGTTCTAGACGAAAAAGATGAATATTGTATAGCATTGTAATATTTCAAGACCTATGAGTCCAATTCTTCAaggatttatttatatatttttttttagaaatctaAAAGTGCAAAGTGTTCATCGTAAAGTATGGTGTTTGCTAGAATTTATTTGATACTTTAATTTCTTTAGGAACTTATAAGTtagaaaaaatttcaaatgTTCTTGAAATATACtattctaataaatttaaatattaattttaattataaaaaatatatataatatattaattaaaattaacgattaaaattattagaatatcgatattctaaaaatattttaaattttttcttttatgtctcAAAATCATTTTTGTTGTATGTTATGATTATTTATCtgttttttgttaatattcataatttaaataattataacgacttgaaataaagaataattatgtaattttagttctttttttaaaaaaattttacattcaAACAATTTTAACATCTAAATTTATTCAAGTAATTTAGAGTTCcgtgcttcttttttttttcttttcggcGCTTGTTTCAAATTCACGCATgcgttatttttcttcttttctgcgcttatttcaaattcatgcatacgattcttcttcttcttctaatatCTAAAGAAATttaggtttttatttttaatattttgagcatataacatatatatttaatgtttttatatatttaaaaattaaaaagataagttaactttttaatcaatattattattttNNNNNNNNNNNNNNNNNNNNNNNNNNNNNNNNNNNNNNNNNNNNNNNNNNNNNNNNNNNNNNNNNNNNNNNNNNNNNNNNNNNNNNNNNNNNNNNNNNNNNNNNNNNNNNNNNNNNNNNNNNNNNNNNNNNNNNNNNNNNNNNNNNNNNNNNNNNNNNNNNNNNNNNNNNNNNNNNNNNNNNNTTTtgagttaaaataattttttttaaaggggaaattaataaaattttataaaattatattaacaaTAAACTATAAAAACTTATATCTCGAGCCCTTGATTCATATTTCATGTAACTAAAATTAGATACTTAGTTTaagtcaattattttttaaaattattcgaAGAGTTACTTagtgaaaaattaatttagaataAACTTTGGATAGACACAAATTGATAAAATTGTAGTTTTTTTTATcgatagaaaaaatatatgcaAGAAAATTCCGACACTTATGATTTACGTGAAAATAATTTGAGTTTGTGAAATATAAGGAGTATTGGATCATACTTGTGGAGCTAAtggcttttttatttatttatacctCGAAAAAATTCGCTAACTCAATTATAAAAGTTGataacatttttcttcttgttcataTTGTGAGTTTTTAAACTCCATTGGTTTTTTATGTTATCTTGATCTATAAGTGGTCATTAATTCTAAAACAGATTAAGAAAGAAACATAATATTCTCAAGTTAAATTGTAGTTTGAACTGAATCTTACATGAAAAAGTTAAGAGAACATTTAAAAAATCTCTACTCGAGTTATTTCTTAGTTTGATGCTTTTAAATTGAACAAGAGACATGATTTGAGTCGCTTcttaacttaaaatttttctaaatcAAAGCACCCTCTTcaaaggatattttttttaaataaattaatagtgccaaaaataaaataacataatattatatttcaaagtccaataaatattaaaatttttatagttagtagaattgaatttttattgtttaatttaatttggttattcttattatttaattatattaataattaattatttaatattatttaagatGTATTAAATACCAATAAGttatagtcaccaaaaaaaaaaccaataagTTATAGTTTAAATAGTCTCCTCATACTTATTTAAGAGGTTGCGGGTTCAACCAAGAGAGGTCTAGCTAGGGGTGCACAGACCCGGCCCGGCCCGAATGTCCGACCCAGTCCTGAACACTTTATgggctaatttggtgtgattttatcGGGTTTAGAGTCGGGTAAGGGTCTAAAAAATAGACCTGGTCATTATTTCAGGTCGGGTTCGGGTCATAGCTCGGGCACCCGAAGTCGGTCCGGTGGCTCGGTCATcaaacacaattaatattttgtgttattagtgatggatcatgactattcttatgtggaatttaagtattgtaaaccttaatattttgtgttattagtcattataagactataagttaatgttttatatttagaatGCATAaaactttagactaatgcataatattgtgttattatttgtattgatttaaatatttggtattattagacaatattagtattgattgtgcttttactttaatattgattgtggttatgctttaattttaaagaagagttagttcttgttatatttttctaagtgaattttaccatgttaaataatggttggagtcttgaaaatttggatatttttacatgctagcTTACAAAAAGGTATCaacgtaatgtaatgttaacggcccggttttcacccagtataattgtggcccgaaagtgtattggtttcatcgggtctatGGTCGGGTTCGGGTCTAATAAATAAACCCAGTGTATATTTCGGGTCGGGTTTGGGTCACATCAAACCCGATTTCACCCGACCCATGTGCACCCCTAGGTCCCAACAACATgccaataaatatttttaaattatattctatactaattaatgataattaattatcattaattagtggttatttaatttttttttaaagatacaaaattaatgattattaaTTGTCAATTCTTACtctaattcactttttaccattTATTATGCaaactttaatttctcttttaaaaaaaatcgaacTCCAAAAAACAAGAACaccaaaatataagataaagaatcatccaaatcctaagaaaaaaacatccaaaacataagaaaaagaatcatccaaaacataggaaaaagaatcatccaaaactaataaaaagaatcattcaaatcctaagaaaaaaaacatacaaaacataggaaaaagaatcatccaacactaataaaaagaataatccAAAATGTAGAAAAACGAAACATAAAAAACtagttaaaaaaatcattcaaaaccaaataggaggaggagaagagctGCAGGGTGGTCGACAACGACGTCTTGGACGGCATGGTGTGGACAATGGGGAGACTCGCGGTGGTACGTTGCGACGAGTGGAGGAGTCGCCATGGATCGGAGTAGTTGATCGCGCGTCGCGAATGGAGACCTGGTGGTGGCTGCATCGCGACGAATGGAGAGTCGTGGGGTGCAAGTGGCGAGCGATGGGGAGTCACGAGCAACGAGGGTGCGTCGGGCGAGCGATGGGGAGTCGCGATGGAACGCGAGCAGGGTGAAGCAGAAACGCGATGGTGGCGTAAAGACGGTGCAGCGGTGGCGCTAGCAGCGCGAGGACAAAACCGCGGCAGCTTGGGGCATTGAGAAGAGAGATTAAGATTTGTGGTTTTGTACGGTGAGTGGAAGTGAAAACTAATTAGggtaaattttgattaaaaaataccattaatatcaattaatcaaattttaaatttaaaaaataatttaaaattaatcattattaattgagttgttCAATTCTTAGTTAGTAAACTCTTGacttcttatattttttcttaaattataaataaatattatttaatttaaactaataaatacgaattaacaaatttaaataataacactgaattttaaattaaatactattataatttgaatttaatataattttaaacgtTACGATATTGAACATTGACAAATAACTAAGTACTACGATTTGATTTGATCTGATTAGGATGATATCTAGGTTTTATTAACATAAGGTACGAGTTTAATTGGATATtaaaattcatataaattgacaaaatgatttgatttgatcAGGATCATATCTAAACTTTACTAATATAAAGTACTAGTTGAgctattatatttaatattatttcattttaattcaaacactatttaatttaaaatataagatgaaaaatataaaaataaaatgaaattcaaacgaaaattttaaattcaaaaaataaaatttgatagaTCCGCAAACATTTTAACATAATCGTTATTTCATCTCTATCTTTATATGGGTAGTAATTCACATaaacaaataatgaaataaaagctAATATTACACTAATGTCTTAAATGCAAATAAATTAcatacatattttatttgtatatttatataaatcaaattaatacacttttttaatataaattgaattaattgaatttaaattagtagATATATTTATAAATCGAATTCATTAGGTTcgatttattataaaaaacgATTTTAGTGAAGTAGCCCatagtaaatcaaataaataagtttCGATTTAAGGTctatagtaaatcgaatcataGAACCCATGCTAAATCGAATTGAGTAGATTCGATTTATAGGAAACGTAACCCATAGATAAATCGAATAAAGTAGATTCGATTTACTAATTGTGTgtctatattattatttttttttgtgaaatagGAGTCGAaagaccaaaaacaaaaaaaggaaaattaactaAAACCTCTCAAGACCAGAAAGccagaataataaaaaattaacaagtgACTTATATCTGTGGGGCAACAGCAAAAATATGTAAGCCAAGGAAAAAATTCTGTCCCATTTTGACGAGATGATCAGCAACAATATTTTCTTCTCGAATAGTGTAACTCCAGGCAATGGTGGAAATGCGACggaaaaaaattctaatatctTCTACCAGAGGTGCACACGGATAACTATCAAGGCACCCATTATTGATGAGCTTTAGAGCTGCCAAGGAATCAGATTCTACAATGATATTCACACGTATCTATTTGCAACTGCTAATTGAAGACTATAACTAATGCCCCAAAACTCAGCATGCATAATAGTACAGCTACTAAGGTTGCATGAAAAAGCTTTCAAAAAGCCTCCTAAAATGATTTCGAAAAATACGTCCGCAAGCAGCATAATTAGAGTAGTTCAAAATGGAGCCGTCAACGTTAATTTTAATGGTGTTCTCCTGTGGGGGTTTCCAACAGATATATCGACTAATTGTGTGTTTATATAAACAATTCCAATTCACTTCTTTCGAATTACATTTTACAACTACTTTCACCTCCAAACCACATCCAAGAGAAAAAAGTTAGGCAACACCACAAGATTCAAAATTGCGGACATAGAGGACGATCCGAATTATATTTATCAGTTGGATGAAATTGTCCATATTGCTAATAGCATCAATAAAGAAGTtagtgaataaaatttatttttatcaggatagataaaaaatattagtaatattGAATCGATTAGAGTATTTGTTTATAAGTGATAGGCTGATAGTTAGAATTTTTAAACTACAAATAGTAGTTAGAATAGTGATTAAAAGTTCTGttagaatttataaattttaaatattagattaattaggaattaaattttagttaaaatttaatttaaattataaatatcagTGATAATAGTGATTTAGAATcgtaatatattttacattaaaattctttttattagaattctccgtatattaatttttatttttttgaatttgttaaaaatatgagtattgtaaaattatttgtttgagttttgagtattttatttgttattg from Arachis duranensis cultivar V14167 chromosome 4, aradu.V14167.gnm2.J7QH, whole genome shotgun sequence encodes:
- the LOC107485978 gene encoding uncharacterized protein LOC107485978 yields the protein MDSSSGIESNGRVPLSGVVADCVKRWFRDTLKEAKAGDINMQVLVGQMYYSGYGVPRDDQKGKIWLTRASRVRSSVWKVGDKHPGYNASDSDSDELKEDS